The following is a genomic window from Armatimonadota bacterium.
TCGGCGCCCGCCAGCACCTTGCGCCGCTGCCGGTAAATGACCTCGCGCTGGAGGTTCTTGACGTCGTCGTACTTCAGCAGGTGCTGGCGCATGGAGAAGTTGTGGATCTCGACCTTGTGCTGGGCGTTCTCGATCGTGCGACTGACAATGCGGGATGCGAGCGGCGCGCACTCCTCCCACCCGCCGAGCAGGAAGTCGAGACGCTCCGGCGCGAACAGGCGCATCAGTTCGTCTTCGAGCGACACGTAGAAACGTGACGAGCCGGGGTCGCCCTGACGGCCCGAGCGCCCGCGCAGCTGATTGTCAATGCGCCGGCTCTCGTGCCGCTCGGTGCCGAGAATGTGAAGCCCGCCCGACTCGAGCACCCGCTGCCGGTCGTCCTCGCAGATCTGCTTGGACTCGGCGAGCGCGCGCTGCCACTCCTCCTGCGGAATCTCCTCGGCCGCGTCGCCGTCCGGATCCGAGCCGCGCTCGCGGAGCAGGTCGGCCGCCACCTTCTCCCGACTGCCGCCGAGCAAGATGTCCACGCCCCGCCCGGCCATGTTGGTGGCGATGGTCACCGTGCCCGACCGTCCCGCCTGGGCGATGATCTGCGCCTCCATTTCGTGATACTTCGCGTTGAGCACCTGGTGGGGGATGCCTTGCTGCAACACGGCACGCAGGTCGTAGGTGTGTCCATCGAGGCCGATGATGCCGGCCAGGGCGCGCACGTTGTCCTCGTCGCACGGGTCGGGTGGGATGCCGAACGCCTGGCACAACGCCGGCAGCCGCGCGACCCGCACGTCCTCGAGCTTCTCGTAGGTGATGAGGTCGGCGATGCGGCGTATCTCTCCGCCCAAGTCCTGGCCCGCTTCGAGCTTCTCGATCGCGCCGGCGAGCGCCGCCTCCGTCGCGGCGACCCGCTTGAGTCGGTGCTCGATTTGCTTCATCTCCTCCGGCGGCGTCGGGCGGGACGGGTTGAGCTCGAACATCTCCACCGCTTCTTGCAGGCGCGCCCGCTCGCGCTCGACGCCATTGAGACGCTCCCGCAGGGCCGCGCGCAGCTCCCGGCTCTGCGACTCATCCAGCTTCGGCGTATCGAGCAGCTTATCGTGGAGCAGCATCAGGCGCGCGAAGAGCTGGAGATTCTCCGCGCTCAATCGCTGGCCGAGGTGCTCCGAGACCTCAATCGAACGCGTCCCCACCAGCACCGGCTGCCCGCGGCTGTGCAACTGCAGGATCTCCCCGGTGATGCCGCGGAACTTCGCCTCTTCAGTCTTGTGAACGACATCCGGATTGTCCGCGCGGATCATCGGCTTGTTGGTCGGGATAACCACCACCGGCAGGCCGTAGATCTTGGCGAACTCCTGCTCCTCCGTCTTGGCCGTGCCGGTCATGCCCGCCAGCTTGTCATACATGCGGAAGTAGTTCTGGATGCTCACCGTAGCCAAGGTCTGGCTCTCGCGCTCGATCTTGACGCCTTCCTTGGCCTCGATCGCCTGGTGCAACCCCTCGGCGTAGCGTCGGCCGAACATCAGGCGCCCGGTGAACTCGTCTACCAGGATGACCTGCCCCTCGCGCACGACGTAATCAACATCGAGCTTATAGCAGGCGTGGGCGCGGATCGCCGCGTTCACGTGCTGGAAGATATGCACGTTCTCCGGGTCCGACAGGTTCTGGATGTTGAGCAGCCCCTCGACTTTGCGCACTCCCTCGTCGGTGAGCGTCGCCGTCTTCGCTTTCTCGTCCACCACATAGTCCTGCTCGCGAGCGAGACGGCGCACGATGCCGTCAACACGCTTGTACAGCGCCGTCGGCTTCTGGCCGGGGCCGGAAATGATGAGCGGCGTGCGCGCTTCGTCAATCAGCAGGCTGTCCACCTCGTCCACAATGGCATAGGTGTGCCCGCGCTGCACGACCAGCTCGAGGGTCGTGCGCATGTTGTCGCGCAGGTAGTCAAAGCCGAACTCGGTGTTCGTTCCGTAGGTGATGTCGGCCTGGTACGCCTCCTTGCGCGTCTGCTCGTCCATGTCATGCTGGACGAGACCGACGGTCAGGCCGAGGAACTCATACACCGGGCCCATCCACTCCCGGTCGCGCTTGGCCAGGTAGTCGTTGTGGGTCGCGAGGTGCGTGCCCTTGCCGGTGAGCGCGTTGAGGTAAATGGGCAGCGTCGCTACCAGCGTCTTGCCCTCGCCCGTCTTCATCTCGGCGATCTTGCCTTCGTGGAGAACCATGCCGCCGATGAGCTGGACGTCGAAGTGGCGCATCCCGATCGTGCGCACCGCCGCTTCGCGCACCACCGCGAAGGCCTCGACGAGCAAGTCGTCGAGCGTCTCGCCGTCCGCCACACGCTGCTTGAACTCATCTGTCTTGGCGCGCAGCTTGGCATCGGAGAGCTGCTGGATCTGCGGCTCCAGCGCCGTGATGCGCCGCGCCATCGGCCACATCCGCCGCAGATCGCGCCGCGTTATGTCGAACAGGCTGGTGAAAACCGATTGCATTTCTGTAGTGGGCCGCGCGAGTGCGCACGCACGCCGACGCGCGGCTCAATCGAGCGTTCGAAGCAGAAACGGCGTCCTCTCACGAGGTGCCGACTGACGCCAACTGCATCCATTTGAATTATAGCAGAATTGCAGAGTCTCCGCTATTGGAGAAGCAGCCGAGACTCCTCTGGAACGGAGTCGGTGAGCGTGATTCCCGGATCTACGGGACCCGCGTTCACACACCAACTCCGCCAGTGCCCGTTGTCAGGGAGGTATCGGCCTGCCGATGATGTCTGCGCGAGTGCTTGCTGCACCGGGCGACCCTCCTGCGCCGCACCTGCTGGATACCGGTCTGCCACATCTCCAACTCGCGGCGCTTTACTTTTGACGCCGCCCAGGTATAATTGGTTTTGTGTTGCCTGCTGCGGCGACGCCCTCCCGCTTCCCCGGAGTATCCGTTGTGGCCGACGAGGAGACAACGCATCTAACCGATCACGACGCGACGGCTGTGCGCCGGATCCGCAGGGCGACGCCGCAGGGCGCCGAGGAAATCGAAGACGCGCTCGCGGTGGAGCGCCGGCTGCGCTTCACGCTCAACGGTCGTGAGGTGGCGGCCGTGATGTGTTCGCCCGGCCACGAGGACGAACTCGGGGTCGGGCTCGCGTTGACACAGGGGCTCATCCGCAGCGCAGCCGACCTGCTGTCCGTGGGGCTGCGCGGCGATGCCGAGAAGGGCGACGCGGTCCGCATCGTCGTGCCCGTTGAGCTGTCGCTCAGCGTCGCGGGCCGCGTGACCGCCCGCGGCACGGCGGGCGGTGTGGTGCAACTCGAGGAGGAGTTGCCGGTGCTGGAGGGCGATGGGCCGAGCGTGACCAGCAAGGCGCTGCTGCGCATGGCGCAAGGACTCTCGGCAGGCCAGACGATATACGCGCGAACCGGCGGCACCCACGGCGCGGGCGTATTCACAGCGGACGGCGGGCTCATAGCGCTTCGCGAGGACGTGGGTCGCCACAATGCCGTGGATAAAGCGATCGGCCACTGTCTCCTGGCGGGGGAGTCGCTGGCGGACAAAGTGCTGGTCATTTCCGGCAGGGCGAGCCGCGAGATGGTAACCAAGGCCGCGCGCGGGGGCGTGCCCATTCTCGCTTCCGTGTCGGCAGCCACCGATGC
Proteins encoded in this region:
- the secA gene encoding preprotein translocase subunit SecA → MQSVFTSLFDITRRDLRRMWPMARRITALEPQIQQLSDAKLRAKTDEFKQRVADGETLDDLLVEAFAVVREAAVRTIGMRHFDVQLIGGMVLHEGKIAEMKTGEGKTLVATLPIYLNALTGKGTHLATHNDYLAKRDREWMGPVYEFLGLTVGLVQHDMDEQTRKEAYQADITYGTNTEFGFDYLRDNMRTTLELVVQRGHTYAIVDEVDSLLIDEARTPLIISGPGQKPTALYKRVDGIVRRLAREQDYVVDEKAKTATLTDEGVRKVEGLLNIQNLSDPENVHIFQHVNAAIRAHACYKLDVDYVVREGQVILVDEFTGRLMFGRRYAEGLHQAIEAKEGVKIERESQTLATVSIQNYFRMYDKLAGMTGTAKTEEQEFAKIYGLPVVVIPTNKPMIRADNPDVVHKTEEAKFRGITGEILQLHSRGQPVLVGTRSIEVSEHLGQRLSAENLQLFARLMLLHDKLLDTPKLDESQSRELRAALRERLNGVERERARLQEAVEMFELNPSRPTPPEEMKQIEHRLKRVAATEAALAGAIEKLEAGQDLGGEIRRIADLITYEKLEDVRVARLPALCQAFGIPPDPCDEDNVRALAGIIGLDGHTYDLRAVLQQGIPHQVLNAKYHEMEAQIIAQAGRSGTVTIATNMAGRGVDILLGGSREKVAADLLRERGSDPDGDAAEEIPQEEWQRALAESKQICEDDRQRVLESGGLHILGTERHESRRIDNQLRGRSGRQGDPGSSRFYVSLEDELMRLFAPERLDFLLGGWEECAPLASRIVSRTIENAQHKVEIHNFSMRQHLLKYDDVKNLQREVIYRQRRKVLAGADLRESILASLSALVESRVGEHASSEVHPGDWDLDMLHQSLYEIFPIHFYMRPEDLREIPPRDIVERIQELAVQAYEDRERQLTPEVVRDLERMITLRTIDTKWIDHLDSMDFLEEGIGLRGYAGVDPLVAFQKEAYTEWEALQATMQEEIVKLLFRVEVVKERVRPQPSPFQHMHASHGGDEEPQQRQPERVKKKVGRNDPCPCGSGKKYKKCCLNKA
- the fdhD gene encoding formate dehydrogenase accessory sulfurtransferase FdhD, with the protein product MADEETTHLTDHDATAVRRIRRATPQGAEEIEDALAVERRLRFTLNGREVAAVMCSPGHEDELGVGLALTQGLIRSAADLLSVGLRGDAEKGDAVRIVVPVELSLSVAGRVTARGTAGGVVQLEEELPVLEGDGPSVTSKALLRMAQGLSAGQTIYARTGGTHGAGVFTADGGLIALREDVGRHNAVDKAIGHCLLAGESLADKVLVISGRASREMVTKAARGGVPILASVSAATDAGVDVAERCRLTLVGFLRDERMNVYTCPHRIAAADR